The following are from one region of the Pirellulaceae bacterium genome:
- a CDS encoding small basic protein has product MTLDKSLKVAGGAIKSRNVLTRVERIKRLKEIDRWKEGDPVVGIPKTRVTKISLKKKKKVKGPEEDDKAAKKKK; this is encoded by the coding sequence ATGACGCTCGACAAGAGCCTGAAAGTTGCTGGCGGGGCTATCAAATCCCGCAATGTTTTGACCCGTGTCGAGCGTATTAAGCGACTCAAAGAGATCGATCGCTGGAAGGAAGGCGATCCGGTCGTGGGAATTCCCAAAACGCGTGTCACCAAGATTTCGCTGAAGAAGAAGAAAAAGGTCAAGGGTCCAGAAGAGGACGACAAGGCTGCTAAGAAGAAGAAATAG
- a CDS encoding Gfo/Idh/MocA family oxidoreductase, whose translation MKELRIGMIGYGFMGKTHSNAYLQAAKFFSSQHRPVLQAICARNADKVKSFADNWGYRSIETDWRKLVERSDIDAVDICTPNNLHKEIAVAAAKAGKMILCEKPLSMNAAEGEEMCRAVEAAGVPNMVWYNYRRVPAVTLAKQIIDSGKLGQIFHYRANFLQDWTISADVPQGGTGTWRLDVGAAGSGVTGDLLAHCIDTAIWLNGSITDVSAMTETFVKERLHAETGQKQPVGIDDACAFLCHFANGSLGLFESTRYARGHKALYTLEVNGEHASLRWDLHDLHRLQYFDHQDESIVRGWRSVHVTDGDQPYMGHWWVPGLQIGYEHSFTHQVADFLTGLDTGKPAHPTFRDALETQKVCDAVLASAAQRAWKNV comes from the coding sequence ATGAAAGAACTACGCATCGGCATGATCGGTTACGGATTCATGGGCAAGACGCACTCCAACGCCTACTTGCAGGCCGCTAAATTCTTTAGCAGCCAGCATCGACCAGTGCTGCAAGCAATCTGCGCCCGTAATGCCGACAAAGTCAAATCGTTTGCCGACAATTGGGGTTACCGCTCGATTGAGACCGATTGGCGCAAATTGGTCGAGCGCAGCGATATTGACGCCGTCGACATCTGTACGCCCAACAATCTGCACAAAGAAATCGCCGTGGCCGCTGCCAAGGCGGGCAAAATGATCTTGTGTGAAAAACCGCTGTCGATGAACGCGGCTGAAGGCGAAGAGATGTGCCGCGCCGTCGAAGCGGCCGGTGTGCCGAATATGGTTTGGTACAACTATCGTCGCGTACCTGCTGTGACGCTCGCCAAGCAGATCATCGACTCCGGCAAGTTGGGGCAAATCTTTCACTATCGCGCCAATTTTTTGCAAGACTGGACTATCAGCGCTGATGTTCCTCAAGGCGGCACGGGTACTTGGCGCTTGGACGTCGGTGCGGCTGGTAGTGGTGTAACCGGCGACTTGTTGGCGCACTGCATCGACACCGCTATCTGGCTTAACGGTTCCATCACCGATGTCTCGGCTATGACCGAAACGTTTGTCAAGGAGCGCCTACACGCCGAGACCGGCCAGAAGCAACCTGTGGGCATTGACGATGCCTGCGCCTTTTTGTGTCACTTTGCCAACGGCTCGCTGGGGCTATTCGAGTCGACTCGTTATGCGCGCGGTCACAAGGCGCTGTACACGCTAGAGGTTAACGGCGAACACGCTAGCCTGCGCTGGGACCTGCACGACCTGCATCGCTTGCAGTACTTTGACCACCAGGATGAATCCATTGTTCGCGGCTGGCGCAGCGTCCACGTCACCGATGGCGACCAACCTTACATGGGACACTGGTGGGTCCCCGGTTTGCAGATCGGCTACGAGCATTCTTTTACGCATCAAGTTGCCGACTTCTTGACCGGCTTGGATACAGGCAAGCCTGCGCATCCGACTTTCCGCGACGCGCTGGAAACGCAAAAAGTCTGCGACGCTGTGTTGGCCAGCGCCGCTCAGCGCGCCTGGAAGAACGTGTAG
- a CDS encoding TIM barrel protein — protein sequence MSFTAPKLHNAMWPGLVGKGMDPGQEPPISLERMLDLTAAAQVDGQKFDGIDYFLFLPHTDPAASDAELRRIADLIQSKGFSVGSLVAPVWPGTVGDSAMGDAAAREKFLDAVRTACRIAKVFNQHGVRKYGVIRIDSAEFGVEKWRADAKANTTKIAQTFRQAALIAADHGERLAAEGEICWAGMHSWRDMLNLLEEVGMPETLGFQADLAHTYLYLMGYNAPECALLHEGYTTDEFYAAYEQMTDKLRPWTIDFHVAQNDGQVHGAGSHDKTGKHCPADDPHGKLDIVRCAGYWLKDATQRGIQHICWDGCMFPNATLETPSTWNTILDVMLKVRAAHGWS from the coding sequence ATGAGCTTTACCGCCCCTAAACTTCACAACGCCATGTGGCCGGGATTGGTCGGCAAAGGCATGGACCCTGGCCAAGAGCCGCCCATTAGCTTGGAACGCATGTTGGACTTGACCGCCGCCGCTCAGGTCGACGGCCAGAAGTTCGATGGCATCGACTACTTTTTATTTTTGCCGCACACCGATCCGGCTGCCTCGGACGCCGAGCTGAGGCGCATTGCCGACTTGATCCAAAGCAAAGGATTTTCCGTCGGTTCGCTGGTGGCGCCGGTGTGGCCCGGAACTGTGGGCGATTCCGCCATGGGAGACGCAGCGGCTCGCGAAAAATTCCTGGATGCCGTCCGCACCGCCTGCCGCATCGCCAAAGTCTTCAACCAACACGGCGTACGAAAATATGGTGTCATCCGCATCGACTCAGCAGAGTTCGGGGTGGAAAAATGGCGCGCCGATGCCAAGGCCAACACGACCAAGATCGCCCAAACTTTTCGTCAGGCCGCCCTGATTGCCGCCGACCATGGCGAGCGGTTGGCTGCGGAAGGCGAGATCTGTTGGGCAGGCATGCACAGTTGGCGCGATATGCTGAATCTATTGGAGGAGGTCGGTATGCCCGAAACATTGGGATTCCAAGCCGACCTGGCGCACACCTATCTGTACTTGATGGGCTACAACGCTCCAGAGTGCGCGTTGTTGCATGAAGGGTATACCACTGACGAGTTCTACGCAGCTTACGAGCAGATGACCGACAAGCTGCGCCCCTGGACGATCGACTTCCACGTGGCCCAGAATGATGGCCAAGTACATGGAGCCGGTTCGCACGACAAGACCGGCAAGCACTGTCCGGCCGATGATCCCCATGGCAAGCTAGACATAGTTCGCTGCGCGGGTTATTGGCTCAAGGATGCTACTCAGCGTGGCATCCAGCATATTTGTTGGGATGGCTGTATGTTTCCCAATGCTACGCTGGAGACCCCATCCACCTGGAACACCATCCTGGACGTGATGTTAAAAGTCCGCGCTGCCCACGGCTGGAGCTAG
- a CDS encoding DEAD/DEAH box helicase — MPLLHALATEGYEKPTAIQQLAIPIVLDGTDVMGCAQTGTGKTAAFALPTLQRLAQNRNPEQPAIRGLVLAPTRELAAQIGQNFVAYGKYLKLRVAVIHGGVSQVPQVRAIGRGVDLLVATPGRLLDLMNQRQVDISKVQMLIIDEADQMFDMGFLRDLKRIVSSVPQKQRQTLMFSATMPEPIRDLAKQWLSHPKYVKVAKVSSASGQVEQSVFHVSTQNKPKLLANYLKDSVPARSIVFTRTKHGADNLVKMLLRAGIDAVAIHGNKSQNARTRNMERFKSERPPVLIATDIAARGIDVDGVSHVINYHMPEVPEIYIHRIGRTGRADATGVAVSFCSPEERGDLRGIERLLDANIQVNQSFAVWTNSAQDSDEPANKGLSVSAGRSKYSNQRSSQGGKGARRLKDLPTTVEPKRKKPRKPSCFALVVGEHESLDKAERQLLSGCIFP; from the coding sequence ATGCCCTTATTGCACGCTCTGGCCACTGAAGGATATGAAAAGCCCACGGCCATTCAGCAGCTTGCTATCCCGATAGTGCTCGACGGAACTGATGTGATGGGATGTGCTCAGACGGGGACTGGAAAGACTGCGGCCTTTGCGCTGCCCACGTTGCAGAGGCTGGCTCAGAATCGGAATCCTGAACAGCCAGCCATCCGAGGGTTAGTTTTGGCACCGACTCGTGAGTTAGCTGCTCAAATCGGACAGAATTTTGTTGCTTACGGCAAATATCTGAAACTGCGAGTGGCAGTGATTCACGGTGGGGTTAGTCAAGTACCTCAGGTTCGAGCGATTGGGCGTGGCGTCGATCTGTTGGTGGCGACGCCTGGCCGACTGTTGGATTTAATGAATCAGCGGCAGGTGGATATTTCAAAGGTACAGATGTTAATCATCGATGAAGCCGATCAAATGTTCGACATGGGGTTTCTAAGAGACTTGAAGCGGATTGTCTCCAGCGTTCCCCAAAAACAGCGACAAACGCTGATGTTTTCTGCGACCATGCCCGAGCCGATTCGCGACCTGGCCAAGCAGTGGTTAAGCCACCCGAAATACGTCAAAGTTGCAAAAGTGTCCAGCGCTTCTGGGCAAGTCGAGCAGTCGGTATTCCACGTGTCAACTCAGAACAAGCCGAAGCTGCTGGCCAACTATCTTAAGGACTCGGTCCCCGCCCGTTCTATTGTCTTCACTCGAACAAAGCATGGAGCAGATAATCTTGTGAAGATGCTGTTAAGAGCTGGTATCGATGCGGTAGCCATCCATGGCAATAAAAGTCAGAACGCCAGGACGCGAAATATGGAGCGGTTTAAATCTGAGCGGCCACCAGTGTTGATTGCCACAGACATTGCTGCCCGAGGCATTGATGTCGATGGTGTGTCACACGTCATCAACTATCACATGCCAGAAGTTCCCGAAATTTACATCCATCGAATTGGTCGTACCGGGCGTGCGGACGCCACAGGGGTAGCAGTATCTTTTTGCAGCCCGGAGGAACGCGGTGATTTGCGTGGAATCGAGCGGCTATTGGATGCTAACATTCAAGTGAATCAAAGCTTTGCTGTATGGACGAATTCAGCTCAGGACAGTGACGAGCCTGCGAACAAGGGCTTGTCTGTGTCAGCGGGAAGATCAAAATATTCCAATCAACGGAGCAGCCAGGGTGGCAAGGGTGCGCGGCGGCTAAAGGACTTGCCAACAACGGTTGAACCTAAACGCAAGAAACCGCGAAAGCCCTCATGTTTCGCTTTAGTGGTTGGTGAGCATGAGTCGTTGGACAAGGCTGAGAGACAACTCCTTTCGGGCTGCATTTTCCCTTGA
- a CDS encoding aldose 1-epimerase family protein yields the protein MHIELPPAELTNWPASGRLLDEPLTSKLGDFSVGHVQLTQGRQAGCQLIVVDGGRARVAICPTRGMSLWKARLDGIDCQWNSPVHGPIHPSWVAINDSTGIGWLDGFDELLVRCGLRSFGAPDIDAQGHVRFPLHGRIGNLPAQNVRCDLSDDGRVLTITGEVYETRFLVYNLRLQARYRIRLGDPAVDIHDTVTNLAGQSTSMQMLYHINFGRPLLGGGAQLHLATRQVTARDARAAQDIDSWSLYLPPTGGYAEQVYFSQPIAGQDGWVEALLTSADQTQAAAVRYQRETLPYFTHWKNTAAEADGYVTGLEPGTGYPNPRSIEEQQGRLVELEPGQSRDFKVQLVGISNRERIQQWSQRIAMLTGQQAARAASE from the coding sequence ATGCACATCGAATTACCACCTGCTGAACTGACTAATTGGCCGGCTTCCGGGCGACTGTTGGACGAACCGCTGACAAGCAAGTTAGGCGATTTTTCTGTTGGCCACGTCCAATTGACTCAGGGCCGGCAGGCAGGCTGCCAACTGATCGTGGTGGATGGTGGGCGGGCTCGTGTGGCCATTTGCCCAACGCGGGGCATGAGCCTGTGGAAGGCTCGCCTGGATGGTATCGACTGCCAGTGGAACTCGCCGGTTCACGGTCCCATTCATCCCAGCTGGGTAGCCATCAACGACTCAACCGGCATCGGCTGGCTGGACGGTTTCGATGAATTGCTGGTCCGTTGCGGCTTACGCTCATTCGGAGCGCCGGATATCGATGCTCAGGGTCATGTGCGCTTTCCGTTGCATGGTCGCATCGGCAATTTGCCGGCACAAAACGTACGCTGCGACCTGAGCGATGATGGTCGGGTGCTGACCATCACGGGTGAAGTCTATGAAACGCGATTCCTGGTCTACAACTTACGGTTGCAAGCGCGCTATCGAATTCGGCTGGGCGATCCTGCGGTCGATATTCACGATACTGTTACGAATCTTGCTGGCCAGAGCACGTCAATGCAAATGCTGTATCACATCAATTTTGGCAGGCCGCTGCTGGGCGGGGGGGCTCAGTTACATCTGGCTACAAGGCAGGTGACCGCGCGCGATGCGCGAGCCGCGCAGGACATCGACTCATGGAGTCTGTATTTGCCGCCCACTGGTGGCTATGCCGAGCAGGTCTATTTTTCCCAGCCCATTGCCGGACAAGATGGCTGGGTAGAAGCCCTGCTGACTTCGGCAGACCAAACTCAAGCGGCGGCGGTTCGCTATCAGAGGGAGACCCTACCCTACTTTACTCACTGGAAGAACACCGCTGCCGAGGCGGACGGATACGTGACAGGACTGGAGCCCGGGACGGGCTACCCCAACCCACGCTCGATTGAGGAGCAACAGGGGCGCCTCGTGGAACTTGAACCGGGCCAGAGTCGTGATTTTAAGGTACAACTCGTTGGTATCTCTAATCGGGAACGGATTCAGCAATGGAGTCAACGGATTGCAATGTTAACCGGGCAACAGGCTGCCAGGGCAGCGTCTGAGTAA
- the pepF gene encoding oligoendopeptidase F, which translates to MKTGRRTIRRPVLFCQLLKEDFVAGATVPTRDQVAPQDCWDLSSLYRSVERWEEDFALLASRIAGYDRFRGTLSSGSQVLAECLQFDCELERLSERLGTYAFLKSTEDQTNSVAQALVARYQNLSVRASQAASFVRPEILSIPADTMQSYLESAVLQDYRVLLERIIRYRPHTLSDSEERLLALQGEMSQTASKTFGQLNDADLKFGTLQNERGETVELSNATFSQLMISPSREVRKTAFHQYYAQFAAHENTLAATLAGSIHTDVYYAKARNYASSLQAALFADNVPQAVYDNLIDTVHRHLPSLHGYFELRRRAMQLEDLHHYDTYVPLLADLDQERSWDQAVQTVMASLQPLGKEYCHVLQRGLEGRWCDRYPNKGKQSGAFSCGTFDGDPYILMNYKPRVLNDLFTLTHEAGHSMHSYYSARHQPFHYYNYTIFVAEVASTFNEQLLTHYLLQSTDDPRVKAYLINHEIDSIRATIVRQTMFAEFEKITHQHAETGQPLTVKTIKTVYRGLLEQYFGDKFCIDDDLMLECFRIPHFYRGFYVYKYATGLAAAIALSRRVLSGGPSELSDYLRFLSSGCRQDPLDLLRQAGVDMSQPEPIETALDYFASLVDQLKLLLRS; encoded by the coding sequence ATGAAAACAGGCCGGCGAACCATTCGTCGGCCTGTGCTTTTTTGCCAACTACTAAAGGAGGATTTCGTGGCCGGCGCAACCGTTCCAACTCGCGATCAGGTCGCCCCGCAAGACTGCTGGGATTTGAGCAGTCTCTATCGGTCGGTAGAACGCTGGGAAGAAGATTTTGCGTTGCTGGCGAGCCGCATTGCTGGTTACGATCGGTTTCGTGGCACATTGTCATCGGGCAGCCAAGTTTTGGCCGAGTGCCTGCAGTTCGACTGCGAATTGGAGCGATTGTCCGAGCGTCTGGGGACTTATGCGTTTCTGAAGTCAACGGAAGATCAAACCAACTCGGTGGCCCAAGCGTTGGTGGCCAGATATCAAAACCTATCGGTTCGCGCTAGCCAGGCGGCAAGCTTTGTGCGTCCTGAAATTTTGTCGATTCCAGCGGACACCATGCAGTCCTATTTGGAATCGGCTGTGTTGCAGGATTATCGTGTGCTGCTGGAGCGTATCATTCGCTATCGTCCCCATACGCTCAGCGACAGCGAAGAACGACTACTGGCTCTGCAAGGCGAGATGTCTCAAACGGCCAGCAAGACCTTCGGACAACTCAACGACGCTGACCTCAAATTTGGAACTTTGCAAAACGAGCGCGGCGAAACCGTCGAGTTGTCCAACGCGACTTTCAGCCAACTCATGATTAGCCCTTCGCGAGAGGTTCGCAAGACGGCGTTTCATCAATACTACGCACAGTTCGCCGCGCACGAAAATACGCTGGCTGCCACGCTGGCCGGTAGCATTCACACCGATGTCTACTATGCCAAAGCCCGTAATTACGCTTCTAGTTTGCAGGCGGCATTGTTTGCAGACAATGTACCGCAAGCCGTTTATGACAATTTGATTGACACAGTACATCGACATTTACCCAGCCTGCATGGCTATTTTGAGCTTCGCCGACGTGCCATGCAGTTGGAAGACCTTCATCACTACGATACCTACGTGCCGCTGCTGGCCGATCTAGACCAGGAACGCTCCTGGGATCAGGCGGTTCAAACCGTGATGGCTTCGCTGCAACCGCTGGGAAAGGAGTACTGCCATGTCCTGCAACGCGGGTTAGAAGGACGCTGGTGCGATCGTTATCCCAATAAAGGCAAACAGAGTGGTGCCTTCAGTTGCGGCACCTTCGACGGTGACCCCTACATTCTAATGAATTACAAGCCGCGCGTGCTAAACGATCTATTCACGTTGACTCACGAAGCCGGCCACTCGATGCACAGTTACTACTCGGCCAGACATCAGCCATTCCACTATTACAACTACACCATCTTTGTAGCGGAGGTCGCCAGTACATTCAACGAGCAATTACTGACGCACTATCTGCTGCAATCCACCGATGATCCGCGTGTTAAAGCCTATCTGATCAATCATGAAATTGACAGCATTCGCGCTACAATTGTCAGGCAAACGATGTTTGCCGAATTTGAAAAAATCACGCACCAGCATGCGGAGACTGGCCAGCCGCTAACGGTGAAAACCATCAAAACCGTGTATCGAGGACTGCTTGAGCAATACTTCGGAGACAAATTTTGCATCGACGACGATCTGATGTTGGAGTGTTTCCGCATTCCCCACTTTTATCGGGGATTCTATGTCTACAAGTACGCCACTGGTCTAGCCGCTGCCATTGCCCTGTCACGCCGCGTTCTGTCAGGTGGTCCGTCAGAATTGTCAGACTATCTACGATTCCTGAGCAGTGGCTGCCGACAGGATCCGCTCGATCTGCTCCGCCAGGCGGGTGTTGATATGTCGCAGCCAGAACCCATCGAAACGGCCTTGGACTACTTCGCCAGTCTGGTGGACCAGCTCAAGTTGCTGTTGAGATCTTAA
- a CDS encoding redoxin domain-containing protein, with protein sequence MNDFRSKSLSWPIAGGQCFRPPTLAAAALWLLLLTSSLLADSNDNQQPQSGAATAKSASGQAAATKNSTVPIGAQVDAFELMDYRGRSYNSSEFSSATAIALVFLGTECPLAKLYAGRASQLEREYRESGVVFLAINPNVQDSLEMMASFARRHELEIPFLKDPAQKLSDAVGATRTPEVCLLDGQRRLVYRGRIDDQWGIGYARDETTSTELKDALQAVLRGTAVPLAESPAQGCLIGRRSPSSGAGEVTFANQISRFIHRRCLECHRDGEIGPMDFTKYEDVAAWSDMMWEVISDRRMPPWHTTPEYGPFSNDRYLSSQEIEQFQKWVDAGTPLGDLDQLPETPTYTTGWQLPREPDLIISATAEPFTVPAKGIVQYQHFIGDLGLTEDKWVKAVEVRPGNRAVVHHILVFDRPKGSRATIMPHRSFFAGYIPGGRVAPLPDGMAKRLSAGSELVFQIHYTPIGTEQLDQSQIGIVFADQAKPLTHEVQTISVVDLLFGIPPHAASFASSAVLDNPLPECELLALTPHMHLRGKSYRYTAIFPNGNRRVLLDVPNYDFNWQTDYLFAEPVKLPEGTQILGEAIFDNSTKNLNNPDPSKWVYFGEQTWDEMMIGYMHLAIPVDPATGRARTSVLPHELKGGISSLDALFNRLDVNQDGVLSKAEAPNRVVAFFRMLDRNGDGVLSKQEFQMVDRFQKMLSEFQP encoded by the coding sequence ATGAACGATTTTCGATCCAAGTCTTTAAGTTGGCCTATTGCTGGCGGCCAATGCTTCCGCCCACCAACTCTGGCGGCAGCAGCATTGTGGCTGCTGCTACTGACGTCTTCGCTGCTAGCGGACTCCAACGACAACCAGCAGCCTCAGTCCGGGGCGGCGACCGCCAAGTCGGCGTCTGGTCAAGCAGCTGCAACCAAGAATTCCACAGTTCCAATCGGTGCGCAAGTCGATGCCTTTGAGCTGATGGACTATCGAGGCAGAAGCTACAACAGCTCCGAATTCTCCTCGGCAACCGCCATTGCTTTAGTATTTCTCGGAACCGAGTGTCCACTAGCCAAGCTGTATGCGGGTCGAGCCAGCCAGTTGGAGCGCGAGTATCGCGAATCAGGGGTCGTCTTTCTAGCCATCAATCCCAATGTCCAAGACAGCCTGGAGATGATGGCTTCGTTTGCCCGGCGGCACGAATTGGAAATACCGTTCCTGAAAGACCCGGCGCAGAAGTTGTCCGACGCAGTTGGCGCAACTCGTACGCCCGAAGTTTGCCTGTTGGATGGACAGCGGCGGTTGGTCTACCGTGGGCGCATCGACGATCAGTGGGGCATCGGCTATGCCCGCGACGAAACTACTAGCACCGAGCTGAAAGACGCGCTGCAGGCGGTGTTGCGTGGAACCGCTGTGCCGCTGGCAGAGTCTCCAGCCCAGGGGTGTCTCATCGGTCGCCGCAGTCCGTCCAGTGGTGCTGGGGAAGTAACGTTCGCGAACCAGATTTCCCGGTTCATTCACCGGCGGTGTCTGGAATGTCACCGCGATGGCGAAATTGGTCCGATGGATTTTACTAAGTACGAAGATGTGGCGGCTTGGAGTGACATGATGTGGGAGGTGATCTCCGATCGTCGGATGCCGCCCTGGCATACGACTCCGGAATACGGACCGTTTTCCAACGATCGCTATTTATCCTCCCAGGAGATCGAACAATTTCAAAAGTGGGTTGACGCTGGCACGCCACTGGGCGATCTGGATCAACTACCTGAGACGCCGACCTATACCACGGGTTGGCAATTGCCGCGCGAACCCGACTTGATCATATCCGCCACCGCCGAGCCTTTCACAGTGCCTGCCAAAGGCATTGTCCAGTATCAGCATTTTATCGGTGACTTGGGGCTGACCGAAGACAAATGGGTCAAGGCGGTGGAGGTGCGGCCGGGCAACCGCGCAGTCGTGCATCATATTCTGGTCTTTGATCGCCCGAAGGGCTCCAGAGCCACGATCATGCCTCACCGCTCCTTCTTTGCTGGATATATTCCAGGCGGTCGAGTCGCTCCGCTGCCTGACGGCATGGCCAAGCGTCTGTCAGCCGGTAGTGAATTAGTCTTTCAAATTCACTACACGCCGATCGGTACCGAGCAGTTGGATCAGAGCCAAATCGGAATTGTGTTTGCCGACCAGGCCAAACCATTGACTCATGAGGTCCAAACCATCAGTGTGGTGGACCTGCTGTTCGGCATTCCGCCTCACGCTGCCAGCTTTGCGTCCTCTGCGGTGCTGGATAATCCGTTGCCTGAGTGCGAGTTGCTGGCGCTGACTCCGCATATGCACCTACGTGGTAAGTCATATCGCTATACGGCCATTTTCCCGAATGGAAATCGGCGGGTGTTACTGGATGTCCCCAACTACGACTTCAACTGGCAGACCGATTATCTGTTCGCTGAGCCCGTCAAACTGCCCGAAGGAACTCAGATTCTGGGCGAGGCGATATTTGACAACTCGACTAAGAACCTGAACAATCCCGACCCTTCCAAATGGGTCTACTTCGGCGAGCAAACTTGGGATGAAATGATGATTGGCTATATGCATTTGGCGATACCCGTCGATCCCGCGACGGGCCGGGCTCGGACCAGCGTGCTGCCACATGAACTCAAAGGCGGGATCAGTTCACTCGACGCGCTGTTCAATCGTCTGGACGTCAATCAAGATGGTGTGTTAAGTAAAGCGGAAGCTCCCAATCGCGTAGTCGCTTTTTTCCGAATGCTCGACCGGAACGGCGATGGAGTGCTCTCCAAGCAGGAGTTTCAAATGGTCGACAGATTTCAAAAAATGCTATCCGAATTTCAACCTTGA